TACTGCCGGTACTTCGGGGCCGACGCCGAGTCCATCCTTGCCGACGACTATACCCGGATCGGTCCGGCGGGCACGAGGCCTTTTGCCGGAAAATACACGTGGGAGTGAGAGAGATGGCGGAAAAGAGTTACAAGGACCTTGAAGCCGAGGTCTGGGAGACGGGCCGCTGTGCACGCTGCGGTGCCTGCATCGCGGTCTGCCCGGCCGACGCGCTCTCGTTCCCGGAGAATGCGCACGGCCACCCTGTGTTGTCGAGTTACTGCAAGATGGAGTGCGACGGCGTGCCGTGCGGCGCATGCTACCTGGCGTGTCCGCGCGTCGGCGACGGCGCCGACCCGGCACAACCCCTGGGCGACTATATCTCGGCGGTCTCGGCGCGGGCGACCTTCCCGGTGCCGGGCAAACAGAGCGGCGGCGCGGTGACGGCGATTCTGGTCCACGCCCTTGAGGCGGGCCTGGTCGACGCGGTGGTCACGGTCTCCGAGGACCGCTGGACGAGAAAGCCGCAGTCGGTGGTGATCACCGACCGCGAGGCGCTCGTCGCCCAGGCAGGGAGTCGGTACAACTGGTGGGTGCCCCTCCTCGCCGCCCTGAAGGAGGCTGTGGTCGTGCGGAAGTACCGCCGGGTGGCGGTGGTGGCGGTGCCCTGTGCGGCCGAGGCCGTCGCCCTGATACGGGCGAGCGGTTTCGACCTCCACGGCCCGTACGCACGGGCGATCCGCCTGCTTGTCGGCCTCTTCTGCACGGAGAGTTTCGACTACGCGGCGCTGATGGAGGGGAAGATCCGGGGCGACCTCGGGATCGAGCCCTGGGAGGTCGGCCGCATGGACGTGAAGGGGTATCTCGAGGTCACCCGTGTCGGCGGCGGCACGGAGACCGTTCCCCTTGCCGACCTGGAGGGCTGCATCCCGGAGGGGTGCCGGCACTGCACCGACTTTGCCGCGGTCCACGCCGACATCTCGGCCGGTGCTGTCGGGAGTCCGAAGGGCTACTCGACCATCCTCGTCAGGACGGAGGCGGGCCGGGGCTTTGTCGCCGGTGCGGTCGCCTCGGGCCTTCTTGTCGTCGACGGCGAGGCGGACATTGCAAAGGTCGAGGCCCTGGCAAAGAAGAAACTGGTACGGGGCCGGCAGGAGTAGGGCGGTTTCGCATCGTATCTCCTGCACAGTCCCGGATCTATTTTTTCCGGAGGATCGCGGAGTCCTCCCGGTCTGTGGTTTGGAGAAGGTGGGGGGTCCGCGCTATCGCTCCATGGGATCAGGGGAGAGACATCGGTCCGACCATGGGGTTTCCTCCATCTCTTCACGAAAAGAATATGGTGCGCACGCCCCCATTCTGGTGAGAGGGCCTCCGGCAATACCCCCCGGTCCCGGAGGCATCAGGTGAGTCGATGGAATATCGTCATGTTGCAACACTGCTCGTCGGGGCTGCGATGCTCTTCTGCGGGGCGTGCTGTATGGCCCTGCTCGTCGGCGGCCTTCTCTCCATCAATATCCAGGCAGTCCCCTGGTTGTTCCACTACCTTGCGGCACTGGTGGTGATGCTGGTCGTCCTCGCGTGGTTGATGACGTACCTCGAACGCATCGCAAAGGCCCTGGAGGAGACGGAACAGAGGGTCGAGAGGATCGAGAGCGCCCTGGAAAAAATTTCCCGGTAGGTCTTCAGGCCCTCCATCGTTTGAGGGTGGGGAGGAAGGCGTCCATCATCGTCTTCGCCTTGTCGAGGGGCATGATGTCCATGTCGGCCATTGTCTTGGCGCAGAATGCGGCCATCTCCTCCATTGTGATCGCCGGGTCGGTGAACGCACCCTTCTGGTAGCAGTAGGTGCAGTAGTCGTGGGACGGGGACCCGTCCATTTCTGTTCCAGGATCTGCTGGAGTCCTCAGCGGCATGCCGCAACTCTGGCAGAATGGTCCGTGATGCTCTTCCATGATATCTCCTGCCCCGGTGCGGGGGCATATCTGTCACTGGGTGTGTCGGGCAATATATTTTTTCAATTGAAACCTTGCTGCGCACCCGATACTCCTGCGGCCGCACACTCTCCCGAGGTCTGATCCCGTCGGGTTCGTACTCTTCTCTCCGTTCCGCTCGCTCGAACCTGCATGGAG
This window of the Methanofollis ethanolicus genome carries:
- a CDS encoding zinc ribbon domain-containing protein codes for the protein MEEHHGPFCQSCGMPLRTPADPGTEMDGSPSHDYCTYCYQKGAFTDPAITMEEMAAFCAKTMADMDIMPLDKAKTMMDAFLPTLKRWRA
- a CDS encoding Coenzyme F420 hydrogenase/dehydrogenase, beta subunit C-terminal domain, yielding MAEKSYKDLEAEVWETGRCARCGACIAVCPADALSFPENAHGHPVLSSYCKMECDGVPCGACYLACPRVGDGADPAQPLGDYISAVSARATFPVPGKQSGGAVTAILVHALEAGLVDAVVTVSEDRWTRKPQSVVITDREALVAQAGSRYNWWVPLLAALKEAVVVRKYRRVAVVAVPCAAEAVALIRASGFDLHGPYARAIRLLVGLFCTESFDYAALMEGKIRGDLGIEPWEVGRMDVKGYLEVTRVGGGTETVPLADLEGCIPEGCRHCTDFAAVHADISAGAVGSPKGYSTILVRTEAGRGFVAGAVASGLLVVDGEADIAKVEALAKKKLVRGRQE